Proteins encoded within one genomic window of Flavobacterium oreochromis:
- a CDS encoding DUF58 domain-containing protein yields the protein MNLETQIKTISSFQHLELLANQIVEGFISGMHKSPFHGFSAEFAEHKIYNSGESTKHIDWKLYAKTDRLYTKRYEEETNLRCHLILDNSSSMHYPLLKKDQLFYQNKIGFSVLASAVLMNLLKRQRDAVGLSVYSDHYEYYAPEKGSERHHRMLLDRLERLLIDKRAYKKTDTIKYLHQIAEKLHKRSMVVLFTDMFQIEDEDRLFKALQHLKYNKHKVVVFHVIDYKTEFNLSFDNHPRKFVDLETNEEVNLFGEGMGEQYQKMMTSYFERIQNTCSMYKIKYVPVSIEGKFEKIMTSYLVEKQGFI from the coding sequence TTTTCAGCATTTAGAACTCTTAGCTAATCAGATAGTAGAGGGATTTATATCAGGTATGCATAAATCCCCTTTTCATGGTTTTTCAGCTGAATTTGCAGAACATAAAATATATAATTCAGGAGAAAGTACTAAGCATATAGATTGGAAGTTATATGCTAAAACAGATCGATTGTATACAAAGCGTTATGAAGAGGAAACGAATTTGCGTTGTCATTTAATTCTAGATAATTCTTCTTCTATGCACTATCCATTGCTTAAAAAAGATCAGTTGTTTTATCAGAATAAAATAGGTTTTTCTGTTTTAGCATCTGCTGTTTTGATGAATTTGTTAAAGAGACAACGTGATGCTGTAGGGTTAAGTGTTTATTCAGATCATTATGAATATTATGCGCCAGAAAAAGGAAGTGAACGACATCATAGGATGTTATTAGATAGATTAGAGCGTCTTTTGATAGATAAACGCGCTTATAAAAAGACAGATACTATTAAATATCTTCATCAGATTGCTGAAAAATTACATAAGCGCTCTATGGTTGTACTTTTTACAGATATGTTTCAGATAGAAGACGAAGATCGTTTATTTAAGGCATTGCAACATTTAAAATATAATAAGCACAAAGTGGTGGTTTTTCACGTGATTGATTATAAAACGGAATTTAATTTAAGTTTTGATAATCATCCTAGAAAATTTGTTGACTTAGAAACAAATGAAGAGGTTAATTTGTTTGGAGAAGGAATGGGCGAGCAATATCAAAAAATGATGACTTCATATTTTGAAAGAATACAAAATACTTGTTCTATGTATAAGATAAAATATGTTCCTGTTTCTATTGAAGGAAAATTTGAAAAAATAATGACATCTTATTTGGTTGAAAAGCAGGGGTTTATTTGA
- a CDS encoding TlpA family protein disulfide reductase codes for MNKIKETAFSLITNDLPKPFIISFKKHTESELKEMLEYIKESLKLKKLNGTISPTFNYENHKGGTTKLENFRGKYVYIDIWATWCGPCRAEIPYLKKLEKHFHGKNIEFVSISIDSQKDHDKWKKFVTEKQLGGTQLIADQDWNSDFIKAYIVNGIPRFILIDPDGKIINIDAPRPSSEEIKNIFNNLIK; via the coding sequence ATGAACAAAATAAAAGAAACAGCTTTTTCTTTAATAACAAACGACTTACCCAAACCTTTTATTATTTCATTTAAAAAACACACTGAGTCAGAATTAAAAGAAATGTTAGAATACATTAAAGAATCTCTTAAATTAAAAAAATTAAATGGCACTATTTCTCCCACATTTAATTATGAAAACCACAAAGGAGGAACAACAAAACTTGAAAACTTTAGAGGAAAATATGTATATATTGATATTTGGGCCACTTGGTGTGGTCCTTGTCGTGCTGAAATACCATATTTAAAAAAATTAGAGAAGCATTTTCATGGTAAGAATATTGAATTTGTTAGTATTTCTATTGATTCACAAAAAGACCATGATAAATGGAAAAAATTTGTAACAGAAAAACAATTAGGAGGAACTCAATTAATAGCTGATCAAGATTGGAATTCTGATTTTATAAAAGCATATATTGTTAATGGAATACCTAGATTTATATTGATAGATCCAGATGGAAAAATCATAAATATTGATGCTCCAAGACCTTCCTCTGAAGAAATAAAAAACATTTTTAATAATCTTATAAAATAA